In Schistocerca gregaria isolate iqSchGreg1 chromosome 9, iqSchGreg1.2, whole genome shotgun sequence, a single genomic region encodes these proteins:
- the LOC126291713 gene encoding N-alpha-acetyltransferase 38, NatC auxiliary subunit, translated as MFTDMDGEKKSTPPNLDTPGKQKLWSWLNKNLKIEMTDGRVLVGVFLCTDRDGNVILGSCSEYLKPEDTVNMDEPRVLGLVMVPGRHIISICLDDVTKFAQDIM; from the exons ATGTTTACGGACATGGATGGAGAGAAAAAG AGTACACCACCTAACCTGGATACACCAGGGAAACAGAAGCTGTGGAGTTGGCTTAACAAAAATCTAAAAATTGAAATGACTGATGGAAGGGTTTTGGTTGGCGTCTTTCTATGTACAGACCGAGACGGCAACGTAATTCTCGGCTCGTGCAGCGAATATCTGAAACCTGAAG ATACTGTAAATATGGACGAGCCACGAGTGCTAGGTTTGGTGATGGTGCCAGGTCGTCATATAATATCAATTTGCCTAGATGACGTTACGAAATTTGCTCAGGACATAATGTGA